One Falco peregrinus isolate bFalPer1 chromosome 6, bFalPer1.pri, whole genome shotgun sequence DNA segment encodes these proteins:
- the SBF1 gene encoding myotubularin-related protein 5 isoform X10: protein MARLADYFVLVGYDPGKRGSGDGQGQILQRFPEKDWEDNPFPQGIELFCQPSGWQLFTERNPPTFFVAVLTDINSERHYCACFTFWEAVESAQPQSHPRNGEGEEEEEEPSSPVQPAQLFAPKSLVLVSRLDHAEVFRNSLGLIYTIYVDGLSVSLENVIGNLLTCTIPITGGAQLDADDEAARTISLGAGDRQVIQTPINDSLPVSSCSVALLFRQLGITNVLYLFCAALTEHKILFLSSSYQRLTDACRALLALMFPLKYSFTYVPILPAQLLEVLSTPTPFIIGVHSIFQSETQELLDVVIADLDGGTVNVPECVHISLLPEPLLQQTREALSMVLDPELEVADLAFPPSTISASSLKMQDKEIRAVFLRLFAQLLQGYRWCLHIIRIHPEPVIRFHKAAFLGQRGLTEDDFLTKVLEGMAFAGFVTERGAPYRSIDLFDELVAYEVKRMRAEEGNKQKILRHIKELAEKLYKNENPYPAVTMHKVQKPTEGCHLRLHQKPFPHLDEGTVQWIIDQATAKLQTAPPAVKAEKKCMVPSGPPIAAIMERNGNALANSARRLEVVRNCISYVFENKMLEAKKLFPAVLRAMKGRAARHCLTQELNLHVQQNRAVLDHQQFDFIIRMMNCCLQDCTAMDEHGIAAALLPLVTAFCRKLSPGITQFAYSCVQEHVVWTNIQFWEAMFYCDVQNHIRALYLDNNEENHMDEESTEGPQEAKSALEIASEQLRLWPTMSREKQQELIQKEESTVFSQAIHYANRMSYLLLPLDTSKNRLLRSSGLGDVESVSNSFVTNSIAGSVAESYDTESGFEDAESSDVANYVVRFINRFVDKVCTESGVTNDHLKGLHVMIPDIVQMHIETLDAVHRESKRLPPIQKPKLLRPNLLVGEECVMEGLRVYLMPDGREEAAGGNIGGPPLLPAEGAIFLTTYRIIFKGTPTDPLVGEQVVIRSFPIASLTKEKKINIQAQVDQFIQEGLQLRSCTFQLLKIAFDEEVASDSAEIFRKHLHKLRYPQHVRGTFAFTVGQSPKQAMQPKAKEKNPSLRTLSKNLVKNAKKTIGRQYVTRKKYTPPMWEQRSSQHFPEDNEDEISVSEEMDRSTLTPTTTIKPSDKMTINHLVERACCRDYQRMGLGTLSSSLTRSKNEPFRISTVNRMYAICRSYPGLLIVPQSIQDNTIQRISRCYRQNRFPVVCWRNSRTKAVLLRSGGLHGKGVVGLFKSQNAPTAGPSQTDSTSLEQEKYLQAVINSMPHYADASGRNTLSGFTSAHMNSSGKWGSIRAGGRISSYALNMEIGSRLAGKDLLGAQHNGTPSEASFLRQHRASLYIIGDKSQLKGVKPDPLQHWEVVPIEVFDVRQVKASFKKLMKACVPGCPSTDPSVAYLRSLEESEWLSQIHKILQISVLVVELLDTGSSVLVSLEDGWDITTQVVSLVQLLSDPYYRTLEGFRLLVEKEWLSFGHRFSHRGAQTLASQSSGFAPIFLQFLDCVHQIHLQFPMEFEFSQYYLKFLSYHYISNRFRTFLLDSDYERIELGLLYEEKGERKSQQVYKSIWDYIDRLNKKAPIFFNYMYAPEDGEVLRPYSNISNLKVWDYYTEETLSEGPSYDWELTQGQPEHVEEADRQDTSAPQTKRKIIWPCYDNRSRVEPDAISKLLEELHNLEMELGQVPERWKDTWDKVKASQRTEARQEGSRTPSSLLMSSGLSHHRRSLGVYLQESGVGSTLNLSLDSDTSSTSTPSSGKQGGRKSTSTLYSQFQMSESENRSYEGSLYKKGAFMKPWKPRWFVLDKTKHQLRYYDSRMDTECKGVIDLAEVESITPGTPSMGAPKTVDEKAFFDLKTTKRVYNFCAQDVQLAQQWIDRIQSCLSDA from the exons AGAACGATCTCGCTGGGAgcaggggacaggcaggtgATCCAGACACCCATCAATGATTCGCTTCCTGTCAGCAGCTGCAGCGTGGCCCTGCTCTTCCGCCAGCTTG GCATCACCAATGTGCTGTATCTCTTCTGTGCAGCGCTTACTGAACACAAGATCCTGTTTCTCTCCAGCAGTTACCAGAGACTGACCGATGCCTGCCGGGCTCTCCTTGCACTTATGTTCCCCCTCAAATACAG TTTCACGTACGTGCCCATCTTGCCTGCACAACTCCTTGAGGTACTGAGCACGCCGACACCCTTCATCATCGGAGTCCACTCCATCTTCCAGTCGGAGACGCAGGAGCTG CTGGATGTTGTTATCGCAGACCTGGACGGTGGGACAGTCAATGTCCCAGAATGTGTACATATCTCCCTGCTCCCTGAACCACTGCTCCAGCAGACCCGGGAAGCCCTCTCTATG GTCTTGGACCCAGAGCTGGAGGTGGCAGATCTTGCATTCCCCCCTTCAACGatttctgcctcttctctcAAAATGCAG GATAAGGAGATCCGTGCTGTCTTCCTCCGCTTGTTTGCACAGCTGCTTCAAGGCTATCGCTGGTGTCTGCACATAATCCGCATCCATCCTGAGCCAGTCATCCGATTCCATAAG GCAGCCTTCCTTGGGCAGAGGGGGCTGACGGAGGATGACTTCCTCACCAAGGTGCTGGAGGGCATGGCGTTTGCTGGCTTTGTGACTGAGCGGGGGGCCCCGTACCGCTCGATTGACCTGTTCGATGAG CTTGTGGCTTACGAAGTGAAGCGCATGCGTGCAGAAGAGGGgaacaagcagaaaatactgCGGCACATCAAGGAGCTGGCGGAGAAACTTTACAAAAAT GAGAACCCGTACCCCGCGGTGACCATGCACAAGGTGCAGAAGCCCACGGAAGGCTGTCATCTGCGCCTCCACCAGAAGCCTTTTCCCCACTTGGATGAGGGGACAGTGCAGTGGATCATCGACCAGGCCACTGCCAAGCTGCAGACAGCTCCTCCTGCTgtgaaggcagagaagaaatgCATGGTGCCATCGGGACCCCCCATTG CTGCCATCATGGAGCGCAACGGCAACGCCCTGGCCAACAGTGCCCGTCGCCTGGAGGTGGTCAGGAACTGCATCTCCTAcgtctttgaaaacaaaatgttagaAGCCAAAAAG CTATTCCCTGCTGTGCTGCGTGCCATGAAGGGCCgagcagccaggcactgcctgACCCAGGAGCTGAACCTGCACGTGCAGCAGAACCGGGCGGTGCTGGATCACCAGCAGTTTGATTTCATAATCCGCATGATGAACTGCTGTTTGCAG gACTGCACCGCCATGGACGAGCATGGGATTGCAGCCGCTCTCTTGCCGCTGGTCACCGCTTTCTGCCGA AAACTGAGCCCGGGCATCACGCAGTTTGCCTACAGCTGTGTGCAGGAGCATGTGGTGTGGACCAACATCCAGTTCTGGGAGGCCATGTTCTACTGCGATGTGCAGAACCACATCCGAGCCTTGTACCTGGACAACAACGAGGAGAACCACATGGATGAG GAGAGCACAGAGGGGCCACAGGAAGCCAAGTCTGCCCTGGAGATAGCGTCGGAGCAGCTGAGGCTCTGGCCCACCATGAGCCGAGAGAAACAGCAGGAGCTCATCCAGAAGGAGGAGAGCACGGTTTTCAGCCAGGCCATCCACTACGCCAACCGCATGAgctacctgctgctgcctcttgaCACTAGCAAGAACCGCCTGCTCcgcagctctgggctgggggaCGTGGAGAGTGTCAGCAACAGCTTCGTCACCAACAG CATTGCTGGCAGTGTGGCTGAGAGCTATGACACAGAAAGTGGATTTGAGGATGCAGAGAGTTCTGATGTGGCCAACTACGTGGTGCGATTCATCAACCGCTTTGTGGACAAAGTCTGCACAGAGAGTGGAGTCACCAACGACCACCTCAAGGGGCTGCATGTCATGATCCCTG ATATTGTACAGATGCACATAGAGACACTGGATGCCGTGCACAGGGAGAGCAAGAGGCTTCCTCCCATCCAGAAG CCAAAGCTGCTGCGTCCCAACCTGTTGGTGGGTGAGGAGTGTGTGATGGAAGGGCTCCGCGTGTACCTCATGCCTGATGGACGGGAagaagctgctggagggaaTATTGGTGGTCCACCTCTTCTCCCTGCAGAAGGAGCCATCTTCCTCACCACTTACCGCATCATCTTCAAAGGCACTCCCACGGACCCTCTGG TGGGGGAGCAGGTGGTGATCCGATCCTTCCCCATCGCCTCACTGACCAAAGAGAAGAAGATCAATATCCAGGCCCAGGTGGATCAGTTCATCCAGGAGGGCTTGCAGCTGCGCTCGTGCACATTCCAG TTGCTGAAGATTGCCTTTGATGAGGAGGTGGCTTCAGACAGCGCTGAGATCTTCAGGAAGCACCTGCACAAGCTGCGCTACCCCCAGCACGTGCGTGGCACCTTTGCTTTCACTGTGGGCCAGTCACCCAAGCAAGCCATGCAGCCCAAGGCCAAGGAGAAGAACCCCTCACTCAG GACGCTCTCCAAAAACCTGGTGAAAAATGCCAAGAAAACAATTGGCCGCCAGTACGTGACACGGAAGAAATACACGCCGCCCATGTGGGAGCAGCGGAGCAGCCAGCACTTCCCAGAGGACAACGAGGATGAGATCTCAG TGTCTGAAGAGATGGACCGAAGCACTTTGACCCCCACTACCACCATTAAACCTTCAGATAAGATGACCATCAACCACCTGGTAGAGCGAGCCTGCTGCCGCGACTACCAGCGGATGGGGCTGGgcaccctcagcagcagccttaCCCGCTCCAAGAACGAGCCCTTCCGCATCTCCACTGTGAACCGCATGTATGCCATTTGCCGGAG CTACCCCGGGCTGCTCATCGTGCCGCAGAGCATCCAGGACAACACGATCCAGCGGATCTCCCGCTGCTACCGCCAGAACCGCTTCCCTGTTGTGTGCTGGCGAAACTCCCGCACCAAGGCCGTGCTGCTGCGCTCGGGGGGGCTGCACGGCAAGGGTGTGGTGGGCCTCTTCAAGTCCCAGAACGCCCCCACTGCAG GCCCCTCGCAGACGGACTCCACCAGTTTGGAGCAGGAGAAGTACCTGCAGGCTGTGATCAACTCCATGCCGCACTACGCCGACGCCAGCGGGCGCAACACACTCAGCGGCTTCACCTCTGCGCACATGAACAGCTCAG GCAAGTGGGGCAGCATCCGAGCCGGCGGGCGCATAAGCAGCTATGCCCTGAACATGGAGATCGGGTCACGCCTGGCCGGGAAAGACCTGCTGGGTGCCCAGCACAACGGCACCCCCTCGGAGGCCAGCTTCCTGCGGCAGCACCGGGCCTCGCTCTACATCATCGGGGACAAGTCACAGCTGAAG GGGGTGAAACCGGACCcgctgcagcactgggaggtGGTTCCCATCGAGGTGTTCGACGTGCGGCAGGTGAAGGCCAGCTTCAAGAAGCTGATGAAGGCCTGCGTGCCTGGCTGCCCCTCCACTGACCCCAGTGTCGCCTACCTGCGGTCCCTGGAGGAGTCCGAGTGGCTGTCCCAG ATCCATAAGATCCTGCAGATTTCGGTATTGGTGGTCGAGCTGCTGGACACGGGCTCCTCTGTGTTGGTCAGCCTGGAGGACGGCTGGGACATCACCACGCAG GTGGTCTCCTTAGTGCAGTTGCTGTCGGACCCCTACTACCGGACACTGGAGGGCTTCCGCCTGCTTGTGGAGAAGGAGTGGCTGTCCTTTGGGCACCGCTTCAGCCATCGCGGAGCCCAGACCCTGGCCAGTCAGAGCAGCGGTTTTGCCCCCATCTTCCTGCAGTTCCTGGACTGCGTACATCAG ATCCACCTGCAGTTCCCTATGGAGTTTGAGTTCAGCCAGTACTACCTGAAGTTCCTCAGCTACCACTACATTTCCAACCGTTTCCGGACATTCCTGCTGGACTCTGACTACGAGCGCATCGAGCTGG GCCTCTTGTACGAGGAGAAGGGTGAGCGGAAGAGCCAGCAGGTCTACAAGTCCATCTGGGATTACATTGACCGGCTGAACAAGAAAGCCCCCATCTTCTTCAACTACATGTATGCCCCTGAGGATGGGGAG GTGCTGAGGCCGTACAGCAACATTTCCAACCTGAAGGTATGGGACTACTATACGGAGGAGACACTTTCTGAGGGCCCTTCCTATGACTGGGAGCTGACGCAGGGGCAGCCGGAGCACGTAGAGGAGGCGGATCGGCAGGACACCAGTGCCCCCCAGACAAAGCGCAAGATCATCTGGCCATGCTATGACAACCGCAGCCGCGTGGAGCCTGATGCCATCTCCAAACTGCTGGAG GAGCTGCACAACCTGGAGATGGAGCTGGGGCAGGTCCCAGAGCGCTGGAAGGACACGTGGGACAAGGTCAAAGCTTCCCAGCGCACCGAGGCACGGCAGGAGGGCAGCCGG AcccccagctctctgctgaTGTCCTCCGGCCTCTCCCACCACCGGCGCTCGCTTGGCGTGTACCTGCAGGAGAGCGGCGTGGGCTCTACCCTCAACCTCAGCCTCGACAGCGACACCAGCAGCACCTCCACCCCCTCCAGCGGGAAGCAGGGTGGCCGCAAGAGCACCAGCACGCTCTACAGCCAGTTCCAGATGTCAGAGAGCGAGAACAG GTCCTACGAGGGGTCGCTGTACAAGAAAGGAGCCTTCATGAAACCGTGGAAGCCTCGCTGGTTCGTGCTGGATAAAACCAAACATCAG ctgcgGTACTATGACAGCCGGATGGACACGGAGTGCAAAGGGGTCATCGACCTGGCCGAGGTGGAGTCCATCACCCCAGGAACCCCCTCCATGGGGGCCCCCAAGACGGTGGATGAGAAAGCCTTCTTCGAT CTGAAGACGACAAAACGAGTTTACAATTTCTGCGCCCAGGATGTGCAGCTAGCCCAGCAGTGGATCGACCGCATCCAGAGCTGCTTGTCGGACGCGTGA
- the SBF1 gene encoding myotubularin-related protein 5 isoform X3, with product MARLADYFVLVGYDPGKRGSGDGQGQILQRFPEKDWEDNPFPQGIELFCQPSGWQLFTERNPPTFFVAVLTDINSERHYCACFTFWEAVESAQPQSHPRNGEGEEEEEEPSSPVQPAQLFAPKSLVLVSRLDHAEVFRNSLGLIYTIYVDGLSVSLENVIGNLLTCTIPITGGAQRTISLGAGDRQVIQTPINDSLPVSSCSVALLFRQLGITNVLYLFCAALTEHKILFLSSSYQRLTDACRALLALMFPLKYSFTYVPILPAQLLEVLSTPTPFIIGVHSIFQSETQELLDVVIADLDGGTVNVPECVHISLLPEPLLQQTREALSMVLDPELEVADLAFPPSTISASSLKMQDKEIRAVFLRLFAQLLQGYRWCLHIIRIHPEPVIRFHKAAFLGQRGLTEDDFLTKVLEGMAFAGFVTERGAPYRSIDLFDELVAYEVKRMRAEEGNKQKILRHIKELAEKLYKNENPYPAVTMHKVQKPTEGCHLRLHQKPFPHLDEGTVQWIIDQATAKLQTAPPAVKAEKKCMVPSGPPIAAIMERNGNALANSARRLEVVRNCISYVFENKMLEAKKLFPAVLRAMKGRAARHCLTQELNLHVQQNRAVLDHQQFDFIIRMMNCCLQDCTAMDEHGIAAALLPLVTAFCRKLSPGITQFAYSCVQEHVVWTNIQFWEAMFYCDVQNHIRALYLDNNEENHMDEESTEGPQEAKSALEIASEQLRLWPTMSREKQQELIQKEESTVFSQAIHYANRMSYLLLPLDTSKNRLLRSSGLGDVESVSNSFVTNSIAGSVAESYDTESGFEDAESSDVANYVVRFINRFVDKVCTESGVTNDHLKGLHVMIPDIVQMHIETLDAVHRESKRLPPIQKPKLLRPNLLVGEECVMEGLRVYLMPDGREEAAGGNIGGPPLLPAEGAIFLTTYRIIFKGTPTDPLVGEQVVIRSFPIASLTKEKKINIQAQVDQFIQEGLQLRSCTFQLLKIAFDEEVASDSAEIFRKHLHKLRYPQHVRGTFAFTVGQSPKQAMQPKAKEKNPSLSSQQVTDMFQGLTVGVMSLGHLGHSTTTLSKNLVKNAKKTIGRQYVTRKKYTPPMWEQRSSQHFPEDNEDEISVSEEMDRSTLTPTTTIKPSDKMTINHLVERACCRDYQRMGLGTLSSSLTRSKNEPFRISTVNRMYAICRSYPGLLIVPQSIQDNTIQRISRCYRQNRFPVVCWRNSRTKAVLLRSGGLHGKGVVGLFKSQNAPTAGPSQTDSTSLEQEKYLQAVINSMPHYADASGRNTLSGFTSAHMNSSDFSDKRQPKLGSLMKQVMGGKDDGPGTISRGGLGHRARVITLSTPKCVSAKGRETPRGKWGSIRAGGRISSYALNMEIGSRLAGKDLLGAQHNGTPSEASFLRQHRASLYIIGDKSQLKGVKPDPLQHWEVVPIEVFDVRQVKASFKKLMKACVPGCPSTDPSVAYLRSLEESEWLSQIHKILQISVLVVELLDTGSSVLVSLEDGWDITTQVVSLVQLLSDPYYRTLEGFRLLVEKEWLSFGHRFSHRGAQTLASQSSGFAPIFLQFLDCVHQIHLQFPMEFEFSQYYLKFLSYHYISNRFRTFLLDSDYERIELGLLYEEKGERKSQQVYKSIWDYIDRLNKKAPIFFNYMYAPEDGEVLRPYSNISNLKVWDYYTEETLSEGPSYDWELTQGQPEHVEEADRQDTSAPQTKRKIIWPCYDNRSRVEPDAISKLLEELHNLEMELGQVPERWKDTWDKVKASQRTEARQEGSRTPSSLLMSSGLSHHRRSLGVYLQESGVGSTLNLSLDSDTSSTSTPSSGKQGGRKSTSTLYSQFQMSESENRSYEGSLYKKGAFMKPWKPRWFVLDKTKHQLRYYDSRMDTECKGVIDLAEVESITPGTPSMGAPKTVDEKAFFDLKTTKRVYNFCAQDVQLAQQWIDRIQSCLSDA from the exons AGAACGATCTCGCTGGGAgcaggggacaggcaggtgATCCAGACACCCATCAATGATTCGCTTCCTGTCAGCAGCTGCAGCGTGGCCCTGCTCTTCCGCCAGCTTG GCATCACCAATGTGCTGTATCTCTTCTGTGCAGCGCTTACTGAACACAAGATCCTGTTTCTCTCCAGCAGTTACCAGAGACTGACCGATGCCTGCCGGGCTCTCCTTGCACTTATGTTCCCCCTCAAATACAG TTTCACGTACGTGCCCATCTTGCCTGCACAACTCCTTGAGGTACTGAGCACGCCGACACCCTTCATCATCGGAGTCCACTCCATCTTCCAGTCGGAGACGCAGGAGCTG CTGGATGTTGTTATCGCAGACCTGGACGGTGGGACAGTCAATGTCCCAGAATGTGTACATATCTCCCTGCTCCCTGAACCACTGCTCCAGCAGACCCGGGAAGCCCTCTCTATG GTCTTGGACCCAGAGCTGGAGGTGGCAGATCTTGCATTCCCCCCTTCAACGatttctgcctcttctctcAAAATGCAG GATAAGGAGATCCGTGCTGTCTTCCTCCGCTTGTTTGCACAGCTGCTTCAAGGCTATCGCTGGTGTCTGCACATAATCCGCATCCATCCTGAGCCAGTCATCCGATTCCATAAG GCAGCCTTCCTTGGGCAGAGGGGGCTGACGGAGGATGACTTCCTCACCAAGGTGCTGGAGGGCATGGCGTTTGCTGGCTTTGTGACTGAGCGGGGGGCCCCGTACCGCTCGATTGACCTGTTCGATGAG CTTGTGGCTTACGAAGTGAAGCGCATGCGTGCAGAAGAGGGgaacaagcagaaaatactgCGGCACATCAAGGAGCTGGCGGAGAAACTTTACAAAAAT GAGAACCCGTACCCCGCGGTGACCATGCACAAGGTGCAGAAGCCCACGGAAGGCTGTCATCTGCGCCTCCACCAGAAGCCTTTTCCCCACTTGGATGAGGGGACAGTGCAGTGGATCATCGACCAGGCCACTGCCAAGCTGCAGACAGCTCCTCCTGCTgtgaaggcagagaagaaatgCATGGTGCCATCGGGACCCCCCATTG CTGCCATCATGGAGCGCAACGGCAACGCCCTGGCCAACAGTGCCCGTCGCCTGGAGGTGGTCAGGAACTGCATCTCCTAcgtctttgaaaacaaaatgttagaAGCCAAAAAG CTATTCCCTGCTGTGCTGCGTGCCATGAAGGGCCgagcagccaggcactgcctgACCCAGGAGCTGAACCTGCACGTGCAGCAGAACCGGGCGGTGCTGGATCACCAGCAGTTTGATTTCATAATCCGCATGATGAACTGCTGTTTGCAG gACTGCACCGCCATGGACGAGCATGGGATTGCAGCCGCTCTCTTGCCGCTGGTCACCGCTTTCTGCCGA AAACTGAGCCCGGGCATCACGCAGTTTGCCTACAGCTGTGTGCAGGAGCATGTGGTGTGGACCAACATCCAGTTCTGGGAGGCCATGTTCTACTGCGATGTGCAGAACCACATCCGAGCCTTGTACCTGGACAACAACGAGGAGAACCACATGGATGAG GAGAGCACAGAGGGGCCACAGGAAGCCAAGTCTGCCCTGGAGATAGCGTCGGAGCAGCTGAGGCTCTGGCCCACCATGAGCCGAGAGAAACAGCAGGAGCTCATCCAGAAGGAGGAGAGCACGGTTTTCAGCCAGGCCATCCACTACGCCAACCGCATGAgctacctgctgctgcctcttgaCACTAGCAAGAACCGCCTGCTCcgcagctctgggctgggggaCGTGGAGAGTGTCAGCAACAGCTTCGTCACCAACAG CATTGCTGGCAGTGTGGCTGAGAGCTATGACACAGAAAGTGGATTTGAGGATGCAGAGAGTTCTGATGTGGCCAACTACGTGGTGCGATTCATCAACCGCTTTGTGGACAAAGTCTGCACAGAGAGTGGAGTCACCAACGACCACCTCAAGGGGCTGCATGTCATGATCCCTG ATATTGTACAGATGCACATAGAGACACTGGATGCCGTGCACAGGGAGAGCAAGAGGCTTCCTCCCATCCAGAAG CCAAAGCTGCTGCGTCCCAACCTGTTGGTGGGTGAGGAGTGTGTGATGGAAGGGCTCCGCGTGTACCTCATGCCTGATGGACGGGAagaagctgctggagggaaTATTGGTGGTCCACCTCTTCTCCCTGCAGAAGGAGCCATCTTCCTCACCACTTACCGCATCATCTTCAAAGGCACTCCCACGGACCCTCTGG TGGGGGAGCAGGTGGTGATCCGATCCTTCCCCATCGCCTCACTGACCAAAGAGAAGAAGATCAATATCCAGGCCCAGGTGGATCAGTTCATCCAGGAGGGCTTGCAGCTGCGCTCGTGCACATTCCAG TTGCTGAAGATTGCCTTTGATGAGGAGGTGGCTTCAGACAGCGCTGAGATCTTCAGGAAGCACCTGCACAAGCTGCGCTACCCCCAGCACGTGCGTGGCACCTTTGCTTTCACTGTGGGCCAGTCACCCAAGCAAGCCATGCAGCCCAAGGCCAAGGAGAAGAACCCCTCACTCAG CTCCCAGCAGGTGACCGATATGTTCCAGGGCCTGACAGTGGGGGTCATGTCCCTTGGGCACCTTGGCCATTCAACCAC GACGCTCTCCAAAAACCTGGTGAAAAATGCCAAGAAAACAATTGGCCGCCAGTACGTGACACGGAAGAAATACACGCCGCCCATGTGGGAGCAGCGGAGCAGCCAGCACTTCCCAGAGGACAACGAGGATGAGATCTCAG TGTCTGAAGAGATGGACCGAAGCACTTTGACCCCCACTACCACCATTAAACCTTCAGATAAGATGACCATCAACCACCTGGTAGAGCGAGCCTGCTGCCGCGACTACCAGCGGATGGGGCTGGgcaccctcagcagcagccttaCCCGCTCCAAGAACGAGCCCTTCCGCATCTCCACTGTGAACCGCATGTATGCCATTTGCCGGAG CTACCCCGGGCTGCTCATCGTGCCGCAGAGCATCCAGGACAACACGATCCAGCGGATCTCCCGCTGCTACCGCCAGAACCGCTTCCCTGTTGTGTGCTGGCGAAACTCCCGCACCAAGGCCGTGCTGCTGCGCTCGGGGGGGCTGCACGGCAAGGGTGTGGTGGGCCTCTTCAAGTCCCAGAACGCCCCCACTGCAG GCCCCTCGCAGACGGACTCCACCAGTTTGGAGCAGGAGAAGTACCTGCAGGCTGTGATCAACTCCATGCCGCACTACGCCGACGCCAGCGGGCGCAACACACTCAGCGGCTTCACCTCTGCGCACATGAACAGCTCAG ATTTCTCCGACAAGAGACAGCCTAAGCTGGGATCGCTCATGAAGCAGGTGATGGGAGGGAAGGACGATGGGCCTGGTACTATTAGCCGCGGAG GGCTCGGTCACAGAGCTAGGGTCATCACTCTCTCCACCCCCAAGTGCGTGTCAGCGAAGGGCCGCGAGACGCCCCGAG GCAAGTGGGGCAGCATCCGAGCCGGCGGGCGCATAAGCAGCTATGCCCTGAACATGGAGATCGGGTCACGCCTGGCCGGGAAAGACCTGCTGGGTGCCCAGCACAACGGCACCCCCTCGGAGGCCAGCTTCCTGCGGCAGCACCGGGCCTCGCTCTACATCATCGGGGACAAGTCACAGCTGAAG GGGGTGAAACCGGACCcgctgcagcactgggaggtGGTTCCCATCGAGGTGTTCGACGTGCGGCAGGTGAAGGCCAGCTTCAAGAAGCTGATGAAGGCCTGCGTGCCTGGCTGCCCCTCCACTGACCCCAGTGTCGCCTACCTGCGGTCCCTGGAGGAGTCCGAGTGGCTGTCCCAG ATCCATAAGATCCTGCAGATTTCGGTATTGGTGGTCGAGCTGCTGGACACGGGCTCCTCTGTGTTGGTCAGCCTGGAGGACGGCTGGGACATCACCACGCAG GTGGTCTCCTTAGTGCAGTTGCTGTCGGACCCCTACTACCGGACACTGGAGGGCTTCCGCCTGCTTGTGGAGAAGGAGTGGCTGTCCTTTGGGCACCGCTTCAGCCATCGCGGAGCCCAGACCCTGGCCAGTCAGAGCAGCGGTTTTGCCCCCATCTTCCTGCAGTTCCTGGACTGCGTACATCAG ATCCACCTGCAGTTCCCTATGGAGTTTGAGTTCAGCCAGTACTACCTGAAGTTCCTCAGCTACCACTACATTTCCAACCGTTTCCGGACATTCCTGCTGGACTCTGACTACGAGCGCATCGAGCTGG GCCTCTTGTACGAGGAGAAGGGTGAGCGGAAGAGCCAGCAGGTCTACAAGTCCATCTGGGATTACATTGACCGGCTGAACAAGAAAGCCCCCATCTTCTTCAACTACATGTATGCCCCTGAGGATGGGGAG GTGCTGAGGCCGTACAGCAACATTTCCAACCTGAAGGTATGGGACTACTATACGGAGGAGACACTTTCTGAGGGCCCTTCCTATGACTGGGAGCTGACGCAGGGGCAGCCGGAGCACGTAGAGGAGGCGGATCGGCAGGACACCAGTGCCCCCCAGACAAAGCGCAAGATCATCTGGCCATGCTATGACAACCGCAGCCGCGTGGAGCCTGATGCCATCTCCAAACTGCTGGAG GAGCTGCACAACCTGGAGATGGAGCTGGGGCAGGTCCCAGAGCGCTGGAAGGACACGTGGGACAAGGTCAAAGCTTCCCAGCGCACCGAGGCACGGCAGGAGGGCAGCCGG AcccccagctctctgctgaTGTCCTCCGGCCTCTCCCACCACCGGCGCTCGCTTGGCGTGTACCTGCAGGAGAGCGGCGTGGGCTCTACCCTCAACCTCAGCCTCGACAGCGACACCAGCAGCACCTCCACCCCCTCCAGCGGGAAGCAGGGTGGCCGCAAGAGCACCAGCACGCTCTACAGCCAGTTCCAGATGTCAGAGAGCGAGAACAG GTCCTACGAGGGGTCGCTGTACAAGAAAGGAGCCTTCATGAAACCGTGGAAGCCTCGCTGGTTCGTGCTGGATAAAACCAAACATCAG ctgcgGTACTATGACAGCCGGATGGACACGGAGTGCAAAGGGGTCATCGACCTGGCCGAGGTGGAGTCCATCACCCCAGGAACCCCCTCCATGGGGGCCCCCAAGACGGTGGATGAGAAAGCCTTCTTCGAT CTGAAGACGACAAAACGAGTTTACAATTTCTGCGCCCAGGATGTGCAGCTAGCCCAGCAGTGGATCGACCGCATCCAGAGCTGCTTGTCGGACGCGTGA